A region of the Halalkalibaculum roseum genome:
TGAAAATACCCTTACCGGATCCTTCGGCAGCTTATTGGCATAATCGGTTCCAAGCAGGGAGTCACGTCCCGCAACGGCACGGTTAAAATCTTTTTGAGATTCCTTATCCCTGAAATAGATGCCTGAAGAACGATCATAAAAGACAACAAAATCTCGAGCACCAAAGAATTCTTCCGAAAGAAAGGTCTTCAACCGTACAAAATCGGTCTTATCTTTTTTATTGAGGCAAACCATGTCATGGACATTGCCATGCAACAAGAACTGGTTGATGGTACGACTCAGGTATTTCTGAGCAAATTCTTGTCCCCAAGACGGATAGTGGTCAAACATCTCTTTTGTTTATTTTTAGAATTTTTCTTGGTTGCATGTTTTAGGGACCTATGCTAAGTGTAGAAAAAATATTTCTACTGCTTTATACTATTCATCTACTGTAATTCAAGTACTTGATCACAGTTAAAAAGCACTCAGTCAATCAGTACGATTTTCACGGTTTCGATCCTGCTTGGTGATGCTTTGCTTATTATGAATTTGTTATTGCCTATCAGCAACTCTTCATTAACCTTGGGAATACGTCCAAGGGAATCGATAATGTAGCCGGCCAGTGTTTCATAGTCTGATGTCTCCTCCGGCAAACTGATCTCAGGATATTGCTCCCTGAGGTCCTCAATTTCCACCCCTCCGCTAATCACAAAAGTGTTATTGGAAAGCTTTTTCATGATGTGATCTTCAGTATCGTACTCATCCTGAATATCGCCAACCACCTCTTCAAGCACGTCTTCGATGGTAATCATACCGGCTGTACCGCCGTATTCATCAATAACCACCGCTACCGAAATATTTGACTTCCGGAACTCCGAAAGCAGATCCTTCGATTTCTGAGATGAAGGCACCAGTTTAATGGGACGCATGATCTCAGTCAAGTTCTTCGGATTGTTAAACAGGTCATAGGCAAAAATTACACCGATGATATCATCAATAGATTCTTGGTAAACCGGCAGCTTGGAGAAGCCTGATGAGATAAAAACCTTTAATGTCTCTTCAATACTGGTATTTTTTTCAATAGCCACGATATCGGTACGCGGAATCATTGACTCTTTGACCCGTTTGTTCGACAGCTCCAGTACGTTGTGAAGTATCTCCGAATCTTCTTTATCCAAATCACTGCCTCCTGTATCACGAAGCTCTTTAAAAATGAGCTCAACATCCTGGCGGCGGAATACCTGGCCCGACCGGTCGATTTCAGGATTAATCATTCTGATAAGGAAATCTGAAGAGAGATCGGCGAGATAAATGAGGGGTCTAAAAATCCAATTACAAATCTGTTGCGGTATGGCAATAATCTTCACCCACCAGTCGGCGTGTATGCGGAAAAGAGCTTTGGGCAAAATCTCTCCGAAAATCATAATGACGACTGAAGCAATGATGGTCTGTATCACTAACAAGGTTACCGGAGAGGGACCAAAACCTACCCATGATTCGAAGATATTGGTGATGGGAGCCACCAAAAAGAGGGTCATCAGTGTAGCGTAGACCACGTTGACAATGTTATTTCCTACCAGAGTTGTTGTCAGAAAGGTCTCCGGATTACGGACAAAGTAGTTTACAACCCTACCGGTCCAGGATGTTTTACGTGATTCAATCTCAAGCTTAAGCCGGTTGGCACTGACAAAGGCTATCTCAGAGCCGGAGAAAAATCCGCTGAGGAGTACGGTGAGTAAAATTAGTAATAGTTCGATCATTATTGGGTATAAGGGAAAAAGGTATAAGGTATAAGGTTAAATAGGATTTATTTATTAACCTATATTTATTTCAGATTCGGTTTTTGCCTTTTCACAAATCCAATATAGCCATTAAGTGTTTTTTTCGATTCTTCGATATGTTCAATTCCTTTATCAAAAATAGGTCTGCTAATATACTGTAAATCAAGTGCACTTATTAAATGGTCTTTCAATTCATATAAAGAAGCCCGGGATATTCGGTAAAACTGTAATCCTTCCTGGTAATGAAATCTGCCATACCCCTCAGCTATGTTTGCCGTCGTACTGATAGCAGCTTTTCGTATTTGGGTATCTAGTCCAAACTTTTCCTCTATAGGAAGAGAAGGCAAGACAGAGTTATAGAAGTATAACTTTACGGTTCTGGCTTTCTTCCAAGCTTCAAGAGTAGTGAAGTCTTTCCCTGAATCATATGAGGCTGATTCATCCTCAATTGAATTAACAACTTTCTTAATTCCAGGTTTACTCTTCATCAATTAATAGTTCTTATTTGAAACTCCCTCCTTATACCCTATACCGTATACCTTATTTTCCTTTGAAGTTGGGTTTTCTTTTTTCGAGGAATGCGCCGGTGCCCTCTTTGAAGTCTTCTGTGTCGCAAAGCAATCCGAACAGATCAGCTTCAACCTGGTATCCATTGGAATCATCGGAGTGATAAACGGCCGCAATCGCTTTGCTGATGGCTATCGGTCCATTTTTCAATATGGTCCCCAGCAAATTTTTGGCCTCTTCTTCAGCATTTTCCGAAATATTGTTGACCAGGCCCATTTCAAGCGCTTTCTCTGCCGATACCTGTTTGCCCGTCAAGATCATTTCCAATGCACGGGCGTTGCCCACAATGTGTGATAAACGCTGGGTACCGCCATAACCGGGAATGAGCCCGAGACCTACTTCAGGAAGTCCGAATTTAGCATTGGGAGTGGCAATGCGCAGGTGACAAGCCATTGCCAATTCGGCTCCGCCCCCAAGGGCATATCCGTTGACCACAGCAATAACCGGTTTCCGGGTGTCTTCAATAGCCTGAAAAATCTGCTGGCCTTTTTGAGAAGCCATTCTACCCGATCGCTCGTCCAAATCAGCCAGCTCCTTGATATCGGCACCGGCTACGAATGCTTTCTCTCCCGAACCGGTCAGTAGTACCGCTTTAATCTCATTATTAATCTGAATGTCCTTAAATACTTCTGCCAACTCATTTAACACTTGGTCATTTAAAGCGTTTAACTTTTCCGGGCGATTGATGACAACTTTAGCTATTCCATGATCATCAATTTCAACAGAAATCGTCTTGTAAGACTGGCTCATATGTATCTTCTATTCTTTAACGCGTTTTGAAGTGTTTATTTGCTGCTCAGTTTCCTTGGCTGCCTGAGCTTCCTTAAGTTCGGCATCCAAATCAATTTCATCAAGACCGGAATAGGAAGGGAGTATATCCTGGTCCAGATCATCTATGAGCTGGGAAGTTTCTTCAACCTCTTCTAAAAGGTTGTCGAGCTGAAAACCGATCTCTTCCGGATTGCTCATCGTCATAGACTGTTCGTAGATATAACGGATGGCATCCTCAATAGTTTCCAAATGGGTTTCACAGATCAGATACTTCTCTTTGGCAATTTCAAATTTTTTGAGACGCTTTTTAAGTATGGCAATCCTGCGTAATCGTGTCTTTTTAAGTCTTTCGGACTTCAGCGTTTCAAGCTTCTCCTCTTCGTTATTAACTTCTCTTTTCAAACTTTCTTCAACAGACGTGTCCATGTACAGCTTGTAACGCTTGTGAAGATCCAGAAGCGTAAGATAATTGGAAATTAATTCTCCAATTTTTTTCCTGATATTTTCCAATAGCCCTTGTGAGCTGTAGGGAAGCTTGTCGAAATTTTCTTTGATAAGCTTTGTGAGATGTTTCAATACCAGGAAGCGCTTTTTACTTTTCTGATCAAGTTCCTGAAATACGGTCTTCTCTTCATCTTCAGAATTCCGGTCTCTTAGTTTCTGAAGCTTGACATTCTTTCTGAACCGTGGCAGCCGCGGCACGATACCGAGATACATCAGCTCCGTACCGAAAGCCATGGAGAGTATCACGTTCGAAATCAACCCGACATCACTGAGTGTGAAAGCCGTTACGGTTGCAACCAATAAAAAACCCATATTTATCGGGTGCAAAAACGCTTCTCTTGTATAATTAATAGAAGTATCCTTGTCCATAGAGATTAATTCTCCTTCTTGCTATTATCTGTCTCTTCTGCCGTCGAGCTTTCAGCCTTTTCTTCAGTAGATTTTTTCGTACCTATCGTTTTTTCAACACTTATAGAATCCGCTTGCTGT
Encoded here:
- a CDS encoding hemolysin family protein — encoded protein: MIELLLILLTVLLSGFFSGSEIAFVSANRLKLEIESRKTSWTGRVVNYFVRNPETFLTTTLVGNNIVNVVYATLMTLFLVAPITNIFESWVGFGPSPVTLLVIQTIIASVVIMIFGEILPKALFRIHADWWVKIIAIPQQICNWIFRPLIYLADLSSDFLIRMINPEIDRSGQVFRRQDVELIFKELRDTGGSDLDKEDSEILHNVLELSNKRVKESMIPRTDIVAIEKNTSIEETLKVFISSGFSKLPVYQESIDDIIGVIFAYDLFNNPKNLTEIMRPIKLVPSSQKSKDLLSEFRKSNISVAVVIDEYGGTAGMITIEDVLEEVVGDIQDEYDTEDHIMKKLSNNTFVISGGVEIEDLREQYPEISLPEETSDYETLAGYIIDSLGRIPKVNEELLIGNNKFIISKASPSRIETVKIVLID
- a CDS encoding four helix bundle protein, with amino-acid sequence MKSKPGIKKVVNSIEDESASYDSGKDFTTLEAWKKARTVKLYFYNSVLPSLPIEEKFGLDTQIRKAAISTTANIAEGYGRFHYQEGLQFYRISRASLYELKDHLISALDLQYISRPIFDKGIEHIEESKKTLNGYIGFVKRQKPNLK
- a CDS encoding enoyl-CoA hydratase/isomerase family protein, translating into MSQSYKTISVEIDDHGIAKVVINRPEKLNALNDQVLNELAEVFKDIQINNEIKAVLLTGSGEKAFVAGADIKELADLDERSGRMASQKGQQIFQAIEDTRKPVIAVVNGYALGGGAELAMACHLRIATPNAKFGLPEVGLGLIPGYGGTQRLSHIVGNARALEMILTGKQVSAEKALEMGLVNNISENAEEEAKNLLGTILKNGPIAISKAIAAVYHSDDSNGYQVEADLFGLLCDTEDFKEGTGAFLEKRKPNFKGK